CTGGATGACATCCTCAAACATCCCGACCATTTCAATCTCTTTTTTCAGCACGTAAGGAAGCGCATCCTTTGTCAGCGACTTTACCTCCTGATACATGACGAGCACTTCGTCCTGCAGGTCGTCCATGACCTTGAAGTAATTCGCGATCCCTACCTTCAGGCTCTCGAGCGTCCCCTGATTGGTGTCGAGATTTTCTTGAAGGCGGTCGCGAACCTCGTCATAGATGCTATCACAGACAAGATATAGCACGTCTTCCTTCGTGCGGATATATTCATAAAGGGTGCCGATGCTAAAGCCTGAAGCCCGGGCAATCTCTCTGGTCGTCGTGCGGTGGAAGCCCTTCTGCTTGAAAAGGGTAACGGCCCCTTTGATCATCTGGTCGCGCCTTTTTTTCACAAGTCGCTCATCTTTTACCGACGCCTGCACTTCTCGCTTTTTCATCAACTTCTACCCGCCTTGTTATTTCGTCAGCATCCTGGAGATTACAAGGCGCTGGATTTCCTGTGTACCTTCATAGATTTGCGTGATTTTCGCGTCGCGCATGAAGCGTTCAACGGGATAATCCTTCGTGTATCCGTAGCCGCCGAATACCTGTACCGCTTCAGTCGTTACCTTCATCGCTGTGTCGCCGGCAAACAATTTGGACATCGCAGACTCCTTGCCGTATGGAAGACCTTCAGACTCAAGCCATGCCGCCTGGTAGGTTAATAGTCTTGAAGCTTCAACAGATGTAGCCATATCAGCAAGCTTGAAGCCGATACCCTGGTTTGCAGCGATTGGCTTGCCGAATTGCTGGCGCTCTTTTGCATAATCTACTGCAGCATCAAGTGCACCCTGTGCGATTCCGACAGCCTGTGCCGCGATTCCATTACGGCCGCCATCAAGCGTCATCATTGCAATTTTGAAGCCTTCGCCAACTTCACCAAGGATGTTTTCCTTTGGCACGCGGCAATCTTCAAAGATGATTTCTGTAGTAGGAGATGAACGGATGCCGAGTTTTTTCTCCTTCTTGCCGACAGAGAATCCAGGGAAGTCGCTTTCGACGATGAACGCAGTTGTTCCTTTATGCTTGCTAGATGGATCAGTCAATGCGAATACAACATAAATATCCGCTACACCGCCATTTGTGATGAAAATTTTCGAACCGTTCAATACATAGTGGTCGCCATCTTCTTTTGCCGTCGTTCTCATCGCGCCA
This window of the Mesobacillus jeotgali genome carries:
- a CDS encoding TetR/AcrR family transcriptional regulator, which produces MKKREVQASVKDERLVKKRRDQMIKGAVTLFKQKGFHRTTTREIARASGFSIGTLYEYIRTKEDVLYLVCDSIYDEVRDRLQENLDTNQGTLESLKVGIANYFKVMDDLQDEVLVMYQEVKSLTKDALPYVLKKEIEMVGMFEDVIQRCVENGELDLDEKHVKIIAHDIFVQGQMWGFRRWALQKLYTLEEYTELQTELLFKGIKGSEMKLGTGGTK
- a CDS encoding acyl-CoA dehydrogenase encodes the protein MNFRLSEEHEMIRKMVRDFARNEVAPTAAERDEEERFDREIFDKMAELGLTGIPWPEEYGGIGSDYLAYCIAVEELSRVCASTGVMLSAHTSLAGWPIYKFGNEEQKQKYLRPMAEGKSIGAYGLTEPGSGSDAGAMRTTAKEDGDHYVLNGSKIFITNGGVADIYVVFALTDPSSKHKGTTAFIVESDFPGFSVGKKEKKLGIRSSPTTEIIFEDCRVPKENILGEVGEGFKIAMMTLDGGRNGIAAQAVGIAQGALDAAVDYAKERQQFGKPIAANQGIGFKLADMATSVEASRLLTYQAAWLESEGLPYGKESAMSKLFAGDTAMKVTTEAVQVFGGYGYTKDYPVERFMRDAKITQIYEGTQEIQRLVISRMLTK